In one window of Candidatus Fonsibacter ubiquis DNA:
- a CDS encoding DUF2721 domain-containing protein: MENFIIYPALLFPAIPLMMTNFTHRYNSCAALVRKIHAEIIEKKIDTKDVMGRRYIAQIKTLTYRIKLIKLIQTLSGLALFTNLLTIFFGYIEESNISLNCFGLAVGLFGIAIILFIIEVQMSARALEYHLTDLKDKEDNIF, translated from the coding sequence ATGGAAAACTTCATTATTTATCCAGCGTTATTATTTCCTGCTATTCCATTAATGATGACTAATTTTACTCATCGTTATAATAGCTGCGCCGCATTAGTTAGAAAGATTCATGCTGAAATTATTGAAAAAAAAATAGATACAAAAGATGTAATGGGTAGACGTTATATAGCCCAGATCAAAACTCTTACTTACAGAATTAAACTTATAAAACTTATTCAAACATTATCTGGACTAGCTCTCTTCACAAATTTACTAACTATTTTTTTTGGATACATTGAAGAGTCAAATATCTCGTTAAATTGTTTTGGTTTAGCCGTTGGACTATTTGGAATTGCAATAATTCTTTTTATAATAGAAGTTCAAATGTCTGCTAGAGCGCTAGAATATCATTTAACTGATTTAAAAGATAAAGAAGATAATATCTTTTAA
- a CDS encoding histidine phosphatase family protein, whose protein sequence is MQVRSIILVCLLTLVSFFPALADETRIIKELKEGGKLILIRHSDAPGTGDPANFNINDCKTQRNLSSNGIEQAKRMGEFFIKNNIPFEKVYSSEYCRCKDTAKYAFKNFETFSGLNSTFADPSKTPAYIKRTKEFIEKLDKNKNYIFVAHHTTIQGLVDKFASSGEMIIVDRSYKFLGSFKVN, encoded by the coding sequence ATGCAAGTAAGATCGATAATTTTAGTATGCCTACTAACTCTAGTAAGCTTTTTTCCAGCTTTGGCAGATGAGACAAGAATTATCAAAGAATTAAAAGAGGGTGGTAAATTAATTCTTATTCGCCATTCAGATGCCCCTGGAACGGGAGACCCTGCAAATTTTAATATAAATGATTGTAAAACCCAACGAAATTTATCATCAAATGGTATTGAACAAGCAAAACGTATGGGTGAATTTTTTATAAAAAATAATATTCCTTTTGAAAAAGTTTATTCTTCTGAATATTGCAGATGTAAAGATACAGCAAAGTATGCATTTAAAAATTTTGAAACTTTTTCTGGTTTAAATTCTACCTTTGCAGATCCAAGCAAAACCCCTGCTTATATAAAAAGAACAAAAGAGTTTATTGAAAAACTAGATAAAAATAAAAATTATATATTTGTTGCCCATCACACAACAATTCAAGGACTAGTGGATAAATTTGCAAGTTCAGGTGAGATGATAATAGTGGATAGATCTTATAAATTTTTAGGCAGCTTTAAAGTTAATTAG
- a CDS encoding LysR family transcriptional regulator: protein MNWEKLKVFKKVAKAGSFLTASRQDNKSQSTFSRAVMDLEKEINQKLFNRTSKGVIPTLHGNTLLDLVNDFSSKLNQFRNNIRKN from the coding sequence ATGAATTGGGAAAAGCTAAAAGTTTTTAAAAAAGTAGCTAAAGCAGGAAGTTTTTTAACAGCATCGAGGCAGGATAATAAATCTCAATCAACTTTTTCACGCGCTGTAATGGATTTAGAGAAAGAAATAAATCAAAAACTTTTTAATAGAACAAGCAAAGGAGTTATACCAACTTTGCATGGCAATACACTTTTAGATTTAGTTAATGATTTCTCCAGTAAACTAAATCAATTTAGAAATAATATTAGAAAAAATTAA
- a CDS encoding P-II family nitrogen regulator, with protein MKLITAIIKPEQADNVKKALNKIGVDGLTMTDVKGYGRQKGHTEFYRGSEYEVAFLPKTKLEIAVSSKKYTKALQTILKTAKTGKIGDGKIFVTNLSQVIRVRTGEKGDKAI; from the coding sequence ATGAAACTAATTACTGCAATCATAAAACCTGAGCAGGCAGATAATGTTAAGAAGGCTCTTAACAAAATCGGCGTTGACGGGTTGACGATGACAGATGTCAAAGGATATGGGAGGCAGAAAGGTCACACAGAATTTTATCGAGGTTCTGAATACGAGGTTGCTTTTCTTCCAAAAACAAAACTAGAAATAGCTGTATCGAGTAAAAAATATACAAAAGCTTTACAGACTATACTTAAGACTGCAAAGACCGGAAAAATTGGTGATGGAAAAATTTTCGTAACTAATTTGAGCCAAGTTATTCGCGTTCGAACAGGTGAAAAAGGAGATAAAGCAATATGA
- a CDS encoding ammonium transporter, with product MIKLISKISLFLVILLQSSLAFAQTKPVLNSGDASWMLTSTALVLLMTIPGLALFYGGLVGKKNVVSTISQSFMITCVVTLMWFICGYSLTFGEGNLFIGDFSKTFLKGVEVAGLTMTIPESVFVVYQLTFAIITVALICGSVVERINFGALFVFVILWITLVYAPIGHMVWGGGYLSKMGVLDFAGGTVVHINSGIAGLVAAIVIGKRKSKVRPHNVALTMIGASMLWVGWFGFNAGSAVAANGSAGMAMLVTQIAAASAGIAWMFAEWFTGEKKPSLLGLCSGAVAGLVAITPAAGFVSPVGAFFIGLISGVLCFLACTKLKSALGYDDALDVFGIHAFGGAVGAVLTGVFAAKAVGGVEGGFDQVKLQLLGVGVTVLYTTVVTYIILKVVNLITPLRASDTEEREGLDLSQHGEQIS from the coding sequence ATGATTAAACTAATATCAAAGATTTCATTGTTTTTAGTAATTTTATTACAATCAAGTCTAGCTTTTGCACAAACTAAACCGGTTTTAAATTCTGGTGATGCTTCGTGGATGTTAACAAGCACCGCGCTTGTACTATTAATGACTATTCCAGGTCTTGCTTTATTTTATGGAGGATTAGTTGGTAAAAAAAATGTTGTCTCAACAATAAGTCAGTCATTTATGATCACATGTGTTGTAACACTTATGTGGTTTATATGTGGATACTCACTTACATTTGGTGAAGGAAATTTATTCATTGGTGACTTTTCAAAAACTTTCCTTAAGGGAGTAGAAGTTGCTGGTTTGACAATGACGATTCCAGAGTCAGTATTCGTTGTTTATCAATTAACTTTTGCAATAATTACAGTAGCACTTATTTGTGGATCAGTAGTTGAGAGAATAAATTTTGGTGCTTTATTTGTGTTTGTAATATTGTGGATCACTTTAGTTTACGCTCCGATTGGTCACATGGTTTGGGGTGGCGGTTATCTTTCTAAAATGGGAGTTTTAGATTTTGCTGGCGGAACTGTAGTTCACATTAACTCAGGAATTGCAGGATTAGTTGCTGCAATTGTTATTGGAAAAAGAAAATCTAAAGTCAGACCTCACAATGTTGCATTAACAATGATCGGAGCATCTATGCTCTGGGTTGGTTGGTTTGGTTTTAATGCTGGTTCAGCGGTTGCTGCAAACGGTAGTGCTGGAATGGCAATGTTAGTAACTCAAATTGCAGCAGCAAGCGCAGGTATCGCTTGGATGTTTGCAGAATGGTTTACAGGTGAGAAAAAACCAAGTCTTCTTGGACTGTGCTCAGGTGCCGTTGCAGGTTTAGTTGCAATTACTCCAGCCGCTGGCTTTGTTAGTCCAGTAGGAGCATTTTTCATCGGCTTAATTTCTGGGGTTCTATGTTTCCTTGCTTGCACAAAATTAAAGAGTGCACTTGGCTACGATGATGCCTTAGACGTTTTTGGTATACATGCTTTTGGTGGTGCTGTAGGTGCAGTGTTGACCGGTGTGTTTGCTGCAAAGGCAGTTGGCGGAGTAGAGGGTGGATTTGATCAAGTTAAATTACAATTATTAGGTGTTGGTGTGACAGTGCTTTATACAACTGTTGTAACTTACATTATTTTAAAAGTTGTAAATTTGATTACGCCTTTAAGAGCTTCGGATACTGAGGAAAGAGAAGGTTTGGATCTTTCTCAGCACGGTGAACAAATAAGTTAA